TTTATGAATAGCAGTATGGAAGCAGATTTTAATACCCAGCGGAGAAAAATATTCGATTATTACTACGATCATAGAACAATATGgaacaacataaaaaataaccaaTCTGCCGGGTCCGGATGCGCTGTTGCATATACGCAATATCTGAATGATGCACAAAGTGCTTATGGTCAATTAGATGCAACGAATGAAGATCCTAATGACCATTTCTGGACGAACTTATGGAAGCCGAACTTTAAAGATAAGAACGACATTCCCCAACCACACGATTTGAAGTCTAAAGGAACTCAAGGGGACTCGCCCCCTCTATCGGGCGGGGAAGAGAGAGAAATTGGGAACCTCCTATCCTGCTTAGCACAGTTGTTCTCGGAAGCTGATACATTAAAATCAAAAGGGCAGGGGACGATGGAAGGTCAATCACAGGAGGTGCATGGACCTACGGAAGTGAGTATTCCCACATCACCTGCAACGAATTCAACACTTCCTGCTACAGCGGTGTCTTCCGCAGTTGGACTAATAGGACTTCCTACAGTAGCATTTGCCTTATATAAGGTAAAAAGAACAGGTagtaatatgtatataacatctacatatatacatatatacatacatatacatatatatagacatatatacatatacttatatacatacaaatatatacatatatatttctttttttttttagtatacTGATGtatttgatggaataaaaaaatccctcTTTGGTGGCAGTAATAATACAAGAGGAAGGAGTATGGAAAGAAGATCTATTGGTCGACGTCAGCACTTTGACGACACTTTCACTGAGAATGATTCTTCCACACTAGGAGACGACGGTTCCACCACCCTagatggtggtggtggtggtggtgactCATCCACCTTAGGTGGTAGCTCCACCGATATTTCTACCATCTATAATGAACCACCTCGTCGACCAATCGGAAGAGGGGAAAGGGCCGGAACAAATAATAGAAGACCAGGAAATATACGTTATTATGCCACGTAATATTCCTtcactcttttcttttattccttttcttttctttccttttttattccttttcttttctttccttttctttttattccttttccttttccttctttattcttttttttctttcttttctttccttttctttttattccttttccttttcctttttattttttttattaattcttaaacttcttttttcctgtgtGTGTTGCATGACAGTGTTATGTTCGTGTGTAATCAATataatagagaaaaaaaatttttttctttcttccactttattTTGATTTGTTGGGTAAATTCTTAACtttattctcattttgtttacAACTTCATTTTACTGAACATCCAaggtgcttatttttttttttagttagaaaatttttgtcctaataatttttttctattttaataattcttcctttcgtTCTGTGTTAGAGGTCTAATTATTTATGCTTTGAAAAGCGTTCCTCCGCACCATTTCTGCGCGGAAaccgtaatatagtgtccgCGCTCGTATGTcctatacacttttttacgagaacaagatataacacctattgaGGAACTGtcgaaaaagggataaaagaaagaaattttaaggaaaaaaagaaataaataacgaaaaaaaattataaaaaaaaaaaaaaaaaaaaaaaaatgattcatacatatatgagCATACATATCAATGTGCACGGCGCGtgcgtaaaaaaaggggaaaaggcgAAAGGTTAAAGGGGGAGCAGGCAAGGCAGAATATGTGGCAACATAAATTTGCTTCCCCCAAAGAGGAAGAGTAAACATGGTAAGTGTATGAATATGAGTGTCCCTTCGCATGTTACGTACGCATGAACGCATTTATCTACCGTTAGCGTATACCTGCATATATCTGGTTGATGGTTAAGGCTTAGAGAGCGCTTTgaaggattaaaaaaaaaaaaaagaaaaagaaaaaaatccccTAAAATGTCGTTGGCCCGGGAGAAATAtctgaaaaggaaaagagaactGCTCGGGAACATAAACATAATTGACAATAATttaggagaaaagaaggaaccaaatttgaaggaaagaaaaggagaaggaaaaaatgaagagaattcCTATGAACGTAAAATCGAACAAACGTTAAGGAGAGATAAAGAACACCGCGTGCGGGATGAGTGGGGGAACCAGGGAAGAAGGGCCCCCCCCGAGGGCAGCAACTCTGGTGGCTATAGTCAGATAAGTCATAGGAAAAACGACAGGAGAAATCCGGATGATCGGGGACACGACGTCGACCGGTCACATTTTAGTGAATCTACGTGGCAGGGGAAGGAGGAACCCCTGTTGGACGCAAACCACAGGAAAGTAATTCTGAGGGGGAATAAGGATAACCCCGTATTCAGCAGAAGCAACACGCCTGATGGCGCAGAACAGTGGAGTATCCGTCCCGGAAAACTAGGGAGAGACTCCTCCAATGTGAGTCAAAGCGCACATAGCTCCCGCTCGGTGAATGAAAACATGTGTACGAAGGATGTAGAACCTACGAAGCAAAGGGACAAGAAAGGAACCCCCATAGCTGGTACCACCGCATATGAGTTACTAACCAACTTAAGTAACATTGAAATAAACGACAGCGCAACTTTGTTAATTTACACCTGCAAGTTATTGCTACAAATGtgtgggaaggaaaatgaaaataaagataAGATGAATATGTCTCTGTCTTCTGTCGAAATATTGAGAGAAATCAAAAAcagaaataggaaaaatgtaaagttattgaaaataaacattttaaatgagGTACTCACATATATGTCCCGTAACAGCAGAGATGAAGAGGATCAAGTTGGTATGAATTCAA
The Plasmodium knowlesi strain H genome assembly, chromosome: 2 DNA segment above includes these coding regions:
- a CDS encoding KIR protein; its protein translation is MAPNSGMNSCDVNKLPSKQIYNYFERGNNDVQEKCPDYATWVGAIEGILEDKIGQPQDSLKYYTAGGLAKDIAKAWCNASNMIATIKGGSVDPPRLPSSPCKVEVLCDFFYFWLGDLLHDKLNAWFPTSLGRAVSRAISPKEVMKQIFETLNGSSNNLCAGSFMNSSMEADFNTQRRKIFDYYYDHRTIWNNIKNNQSAGSGCAVAYTQYLNDAQSAYGQLDATNEDPNDHFWTNLWKPNFKDKNDIPQPHDLKSKGTQGDSPPLSGGEEREIGNLLSCLAQLFSEADTLKSKGQGTMEGQSQEVHGPTEVSIPTSPATNSTLPATAVSSAVGLIGLPTVAFALYKYTDVFDGIKKSLFGGSNNTRGRSMERRSIGRRQHFDDTFTENDSSTLGDDGSTTLDGGGGGGDSSTLGGSSTDISTIYNEPPRRPIGRGERAGTNNRRPGNIRYYAT